The Aspergillus flavus chromosome 6, complete sequence nucleotide sequence GAAATAGACATTACCATGCTGCTTTCTCGCACCATAGAGGCAGAACACCTTCTAGTTTGTGCCCTTCCTCGTTCCTAGACATGGCATATATAGTCGTGGCAGTATGAAATCGTTTTCTAAGTTGGATTCAAGTGATACACATGCTTTGTCCCGTAGTGACAGCTTCGTAGACAGTATAGGATATGATAGAAGCTATTCAACTTCCGTGTGTCGATTCTCTGACTCCCACAGCTTGACATGGTTGCTAGTCGATCTGGCTGGCCTGAGCTCCATCAAGTCCGCATTCAAGTCCTGGTAATGGAAAAAGAATGGATGTGCTCCGATCTGAGAAGGCCATGTGCGCATGACCACCTTAGGCAGGCCTAGCGCCAGTTCTTTGTTCTACCTAGTATAAATAATCCTTCTCTGCCTATTTCTATACACCTTCTAACAAGCGAATACGCCATTTATTTCTTGATACATCATCGTTTTGACAAGCTTTCCTCACCTACGCTTTCATTTTACACGTCAACCCTACATTCATTGTGGTTTCACCATCTAACTATCCATCTAGCATCGAaatgtcttcctcgtcaccCAACGACCAACCCCCAGCGTCTGCACAAACCATGTTCTGTCCAAATGCATTCCAAAAAGAGCAGATGCCATTATTCAAAGGCAATCAAGTTCCTAGATACCTCTTCCGTATCGTTGCGCCGCAGTCTGCGGGAAGCACAACCACATCCAAAGTCAAGTCCCCAGCGACAACGAACTCTGACAGCGACAAATTTAGAAGACCTCTTTCAACTCGATCCTATAATAGCTGCCGATCGTCTGAATCAACACCTCAGATGGATGAGTGGACATGAGCAGCGTTGTAACCTCATGAGCTGGACCAGTTCTCTGCTTTTTGCATTGCAATATGGTCTGTATCGACACTCTATGGACAGAGGTGAACCCCAACTAGAGGAGATCTCACTCTTCATTATCGACACACGTGGCTTTCCAGAGGGAACGTTCGTCCAAGACCTGGAGATTATGAGGGTCTTCGAGACTTATCATAATGGTTTGAAAAACTTCGGGAAGCTCCGTGGCGGCGAATATTACTTTGGCGAATACCTTACACAGGGAGAACTGGATATAGAGGGGAGATGTGTCAAAGTCTCTTTGCAGAGGATGATAGATCTTGGGTTATTCGAGTTGCACTCTGGACTAGGGAACAGGGACGGATGGAATAGATGGGCCAGGCGGGTTACGGAGCTACGTCTGGACTTCCAAACAGGTAGCCCTAACCCGACAACTCGCTCTGTGGTCCGAAAAGCGATAACACTGGCGCAAAGCTGCTTTGGGGACCGGTGGGCTGCCCCACTTGCCGCCATGTTGCTCGCACTGCAGCCCAGAGAACAGAATGACGCTATAATCATCGCAGGCTTTTCTGCCATGTTTTCGCGTGAGTGTCGCTTGGATATCTGGTTGAATCTCCTTACTAATTATTTCAGCCGTGGAGATAGCAGGGCTTTCTCTTAAGGATATAGAGATTGGCGATCTACGGCTTCCGGAGGGCGAACAATTTGGGAGGCTTATTAACAGCATACACCGCGCGTTTACTGACCCTGATATCGACTTGGTGCTGAATTCGTTCACGAGATTAGAGTCAGCACCCCCACACAGCTTCATATTTGATATCCCCTAGCTAATATGTTTTTCTCTGAGCAGGATATCAGAGTGAATCTTTAAATGCAGCTAGTGGCAATATGTTCATTATTCGACACGCTACCACCACGTCTGAACCTTGGATTGGTGCTCTGAGGTGAGAACGGAGCTTTAATAATACAGATTCCGTCTTATATCAGTAATGAACAATTAAGTTACCTATGATTTAACCACTTTAGGGTAAGCTAGTATATACTGCCCTAGATTGTAAGGGGCTCCGTCCATTCAGTTGCCCGTAAGGCCCAAATATAGCCGAGCATCTTGAAACCACTCTACTTGTATAGTAGCTAAAGAATCGAGCCATACAGAAACGTGGAATCCTTATTTTGAACTTGATCATTCGTATATATGCATCATAAGAGATAAGGCTAATAGCTATCTCACCAACCAAATCATTCACAAAATCGtaatctcatcctcacccGTCAAAGGCACATCAACATGCTTGACCAACTTCTTATTCTCCGCATCATactccacatcatcaccctcggGCTTACTCTCCACACCCAAAACAGTGATAGTCTCAATACCAACCCCAGCATCATACTCAAACGAGCCACTCATGGTAAGCTTGCCATTCTCATAGACAAAGTCAATCTCAGACACAGTATCCTGCACAACCGACACTCCATCATCAAGATAAAGCGAACCCTCAGCACGACCATCCAAGCCTGGTGCAACAACAATGTTGAAACCCTTCTGCCGTAAAgcggtggtggtgtttgCGCTCTCGATACGCTGGGGATAGACGATACCACCCTTATAGTGGATGGTGATGTCCGTGTAGTCGATATTATCGAGGGAGACGTATTCACCCTGGCCGCGGACGGGCTTGCCGGTGCCCCATTCGTAGAAGATGTCGTCGGGGAGGTAGAAGGTGACGCTTGTGCTGTTTTCTTCTGTGACGGGGGAAACGAGGATGCCGTCTCCGTAGAAGAATTGGAGGTCGATGGGGTAGGTGTTGGGGTCGTTGGGGTAGTTGAAGAACAGGGGGTTTAGGGCAGGTGTACCGGTTTGGTTCTGTTTGTAGATGGCTGTGTAGATGTAGTCCACTGGGTATTGTTAGTAGGTTGTCAACTTGGTTGTTTTAGAGGAAGACTTGGGGTGGCTTACGGAGCTGGTATCTGATGGAGATTCCGTTGCGAGCGGCTTGAGCTACTGTGGGCCAGCGGTAGAATTCTTGCGAGTTCGCGTAGATCTCGGCGTGGTTGCGGAAGAATGTGTAGAAGGAGCCGAGGGTTGCCCATCTATTGATTTGTATTAGCCTGGGAGGTGGCCGCTATATGAAGGGTCTGTTCGTAAAGCTCTTACCTGGCACAGAGTGTCTCCGTGACATTACCACCGAAGCCACAAACGTCAGGACCCACAACGGGGATCTGGTACAAGGACGCGAACTGCAGGATCTGGCTGATCGAGAGCTGGTACCAAAGCCAGCCGGATACATTATCTGAAGAATAGTTAGCATGCTATTGTTTCCGGTACTATTGTCAATCTTGTAGTGATCTTACCTCCTAGCCAGTGGGACACATCCTTTCCAGAGCCAGCAAAGGTGCTCCTGGTAATGACCAAAGCCCGATCATCCGGACGCCTGGCGCGCATAGCATTATGGGAATGCGAGGACATCATAGCGCCGTAAAGGTTGTGGGTATCATACTGGACGTATCCACCACTCTGCACCAGATCCGTGTCGGCAGTGCTGTCGGCAAGCGTGGGACCGGCGCCGTTCTGGATCATGTACGGCGGCCTGATGAGATGACGGTTGGGAAGACCCTTGCACTCGTTGGGGCCACAACCAGAACCGGTCTGTTTGCCGTGTTGCCAGCCAGCACGCGCGTCGAACTTGCCCTTGGGGGACTTCCAGTGACCGGCGCCGAGGTTGCGGCGGGACTGCGAGCGTTGACGTTTGACAACAGCAGCAGTTGAGCGCTTTTCAGTCGCGTTGCCCTGAACCCAGTTTGGTTGAAGGCTGGCCGGGAATCCAGGGATAGGAGCATCGGGGCCGTCTCTGACTGCTGGCGCCGCGGGAGGGTCACCATCCACCTCGGCGAAGTTCTCGGGGGTGGTGTTGTTGCCAGGGTATGGGCGGTTGTAGAAGTTTGCGGGCTCGTTCATGTCGATCCATAGAGCATCAATGTCTGGGCCATTGGTTCCGTCGAAGAAGGCCAGGAACTGCTCACTCCAGTACTGCTGAGAGTCAGGGTGGAACCAATCCGGGAAGTGACTCGGGCCAGCCCAGACGACACCCTGATATTCAGAGCCATTGTTCTCCTTCATGAAAATGTCATATTTGAGACCTTCATCAAGCGCCGGGTTAGACTCCTTGTAATACACGGCGGGATCGACCATGACGATGTAATGCTGGTCCCTCGCATGGATGGTGTCCACAAGGTCTTTGTACAGATCGGCCGGGAACCGTTCTGGGTCAATGGTGAAGATGCGACGACGGTCCATGTAGTCGATATCAGTCCAGATCGTCTCGAGAGGAATGTTGTTGGTGGAGTAGTTGGCGACGACAGCGGCAACCTCGTAGACGTCTTGGTAGCCGTACTTGCATTGGTGGTAACCAAGTCCCCAATAAGGAGTCATCAACGGGGTCTGAGTGATTTCAGCGTACTGGATGGCCACGTCACGTGGGGTAGGTCCGGCAATAAAGTAGAAATCAAGAACACCGCCAATGATGTTGTACTCAAGGAACTGGGTGGAGTTGTTGtcgatgaagatatccattCCGTTAGAGTTGAGCAGGAACACTCCGTGAGTCCCGGTCTGCCTGTGGTCAAAGTAGATCGGATGAGCACCGTACAGGTTCTCGCCTTGGGGTGTTCCGTAAGCATCACGGGTGTAGATGGTCCGGGTGTAGTTGGTCGTGTTGAGCATGAATGCATCACTGTGCTCACCCAGACCGTACAGATGCGGGTTCTGCGGAAGGTGTGTCTTCAGGTAGACATATTGGCTCTCGAACACCAGCTTGTTGCCGGTGGTGTCGAAGAGCACTTCACCGGTATCAGTTCGAGACACCGTGAACGAGAAGGGGTCGGCCTGGAAGTCAAACTTGAGCTTGCTGTCCTTCGGGGAGCACCATTCGCCAAATCCCGGACGCGGGAAGACACTGTCTGGAACCTGGTAGACAGTGTTGTTGGTGTCCAAGATCTTGACGTGGAGTCGATCGCTGGTCTGATACTCGACTTCGAGCTTCAAGTCCGGGAGATCAGTGCCGAAGACGTTGCATGCCGGACCTGCGAGAGTCAGGTCCGCATAAAAGCCAGACCGAGTCTGCCAGTGCTTGGTGGCCTTGTATCCCGGGCATCCAGAAAGATCCTTCACGTATAGGTCATCGCCGGGGCCATCGAGATCCTCCACGCCATCCTTGCTCTGGGCAAAGACGGAGCCACTGAGGGCTGCAGCCGAGGTCAGCAGCTTCTTAAGATGCATGGTGAATGAAGCCTGGGGAAGAGCAAATCGATGACCTCCTTCGGGCCTTATATAACTTCACTCCTCTCTTTGCCAAGACCCCGTCCTTGGCTTCCGGAAATGGGCAACTGACGCTACATCAGCTCTCCAGCTATTTCACACGCTCTTGGATCCACCGCTGGACCCATCACGGCCCTTGGCAAGGGTTCCGGCCGCTACTCGGCCCCCGAGAATTTACAGTATGGGCAGACATAGCTTCCACGCCTAGAAGAAAACCAACAAGCGATCCGATCTCCCGGGAGCTCAGTCGGCAAAAACAGCGCGATGCTTGGTCTGGTTCTCCGGCAAATGCCCGAGAACCAGACAACCCTGCTCACTCCACTCCACAACGCCCGGCGACGATCGTTGCGATCCTTGTCTAGCTCCCCCGGTAAATGTCCGGGCTGGGCCTTCCCCAGCTCTCTGGTTGGTCAATGCTGCATGCGGAGGAAGCTATTAGTTTAATGCATCAGACGGGCCAATGGGCGCTGAATTTTCCCCGGACCTGCTCCACAGCTGGAGtgcgctttttcttccctcgaCGGCCATTGCCGACGGCATTGGGGTTTGCCTGCTCTATCGGGATAATTCAACGGTGATAATGTCGGGGTCAGGGCCAAGCCTGGTACGGAGACATAGCAAGTAATGATGCAATAGGTCCGGTGGCTGTGCTATATCCTCCATGGCTCACCCCCGAATGGCTTCACATTTACGAAGTTGGTAACTGAGTGGGGCCCCGCAATGGACGGCCAACTCCCCACAGACAACCTGGATTTGCCGAGGGAGATGTCGACTGGCTTGGCACTGGCCAGGAAAACATCCAACAAATCCTtgatttttctcttcctgaATCCCGACTCTCAACGGGCTTTCACAATGTGGATGCTAAATATGGCAGTTGGTAGGGCTATACCCCTGAATAGCAGATCACCTAGATACGAGATGATTCCCTGACCATGTGTATGTTAGTGTTGCTGCGTAAGAGTCAGATCACATATTTATAGCAAATCGAGGCATTGATTAGAAAACGGCATAGGCTACtaacaattatatatagctgAGCTTTGTCATCGGCCCCTTCTTGTATCTCAAAGGTAATGATATTATTAGACCAGCTTTATGTCCTGATACTGTGCAGATTGCTTTATATATTCCCCATGCATCATGCCATCAATATAGCATTCCCCTATCACCTCGTAGTGATCGCGGAGAGTTTCTTTTTCGCGTAGTATAAAAGGTACCCTGCCACTCCGGAAGACAGCAATTCTATCACCCACACGAGTCTTTGCCGGAACAATGCCAACTTTCCCCATTACCGTGCAGCAGGCAATGGCAGGTGAGAAGAGATCCGCAAATTCAGAGGCAATGGCGATGTACGCTTGGGTCACCCCGGGAAAACCGGCAATATTAGGATCTGCATGATGTGAATAATCTATCCTATCTTGACATAAAGTGCGCTCCTCTTCAGGCACCATATCGGAGTCGCCAATGGGCAGTCTCCGTTTAACAATGGCAGCCTCCTCTCGAGTAAGCTTTGGAAGATATCCGTCGACCATGGTAGAAATTTCCTGAAGGTATGCTGGAAATCCGCTTGTGTACGATGGACACACGCCTACCCGTGATACACGATCCACCAGGTGTCCTCGGAGGGATAGAACCTTTTCAAGGCCTAGCTGGCCGCCCTCCAGGAACCTGGTGGCTGCAGTAAATCTATGGGGTTTGGTTTTGCATTTCCATTTCGATAGAGTCCTCGGGTAGGGTGCTGATGTCCAATCTGGGACCCAGGATGGAAATCTGGGATCCGAGGAGCGTCCACTTCTGTACAGCAGTTCCATCACATGGCCATTCTTCACGAATGTGCAGGCGTATCGCCATATAATATCTTCCAGAGGAGCTTTGTAATCTGGACCGAGCTCTTCACAATTGTCACTGGCTAAATTCAGCAGTGCAAACAGTTTATCCCGCCTTCGGGTCGCCTCGGTCAACTGGAAGTGCTCAAATAACGATAGTAGTGGATATCTTGCTTCAAAATCTCCATTCTCCCGGCATTCCTTCCGGAATTTGGCGAGTCGCAGGACAGAGCCTGCGGAACTCCCTCGAGAAAGCACTAAGTCTGAGCTACATTGCTTCGCATAGTCAAAGCATAGCCTGACTATATCACAGAACTGGCCCCATGGAACCGACTCTTTGCCGCACAAGACCATGATATCTCTCGCTAGAACAATTTCTTGGACGATCCAAATCCGCCGGAACCATTTGCGTTCAAGCAACCTGCCTAGGTTATTCCAGAATGTCCTTCCGAGGGGCGGGATATCTTGGTATCTGTTCGCAGAAGGCATAGTGGGCTCCAGCCTCTGCTTTGCAATCTGCTTTATGGTCTCTATAACTTCACAACTcccatcttcctcttcaccgATCCACGCGTAGACACGTGTGGCCGACCTAAAAATATCTGGCATCATGGATATCTGGGCTGCCTTCTCAATATCATCCTTCTGGTTGATGCAGATCGCGTCTACCCAGAGCCAAATTGCCTCTTTATGCTTACGCATTCGCATCAATGCCACATATAATGATGTTGTGATGGGAATATTCCCTTCCGTGGTGTGCAGCGTGAAGGGCTGAAGCGCACTTCCCCAGGTATAAGAAATAGCGTCATATTTCACCCGGTCTGTTATAGCTGCGATCATCAAATCCCCTCTAAGGTCTTCGATACCCGTTCCTggcagaagatgaagaagccttATCTGTCTTGCGGGTTCCTTCAATGGCTTCCAGACGTACACATTGGATTTAACCGTGGAGCGCTGACCTGATATTGCCATCGCAGTATACAAAGATATCTGGGACACGAAGCTATCAGGCTGCGGCGACTTCTTGTTTTGGAAGTCAATGAGCTCTATCCCAGGACGTGCGTCACTGTGTATATTCGCGACTAGGTTTGATGGGGTCTTTATCAGGagctcttcctcttcaatcaTATTCCATGGATCCACGAACATGCGGACCATAGGATCCTCATAGATATTCGAGACTCGTATGAGAATGTAGATGCGGTCTTGGTGCTGGGATGAGCCTTGTACCCGCCATTTACGTGCCTGTGGTCGTGCCTGTTAGCATGCATGTCGATCCAATTGGATAAAGATTTCCAGTGCAAGAGCCGTGGATAACAACTTTCCTTCAGCCCCAAAGGAGTTTAGCGAGAGGGAAAACCtggacaagaaagaaggggGTAAATGGTGTAGGGGGATGCCATAAACTACCTACCATGTCGAAGTTGAGCATGTTCCAGGTGAAGGATGCAGATATATCATTCACCGTGGTCTGGACATCAATATGATAATCCGGGGGGAAGAATTTCCAATTTTCTGCCTGCTTAACCAACATTGTTATCAAAAAGTCGGTCATTGCTTGTCCCGCTCTGGCATCAATGTGAAAGCTTGACAAAGGAGAATCATTAGGCGCCGTGAAAGGGGCGTAGCCACGGCGACTTCGCAGGGGACTTGTCCAATGTTCTTCTGGATTATATGCGCTGCCAAGCACATGGCGGAGAAACTCAGAGACCTAACATATCCAGAAGAGATTAGTGGGCATTAACAGCAATATGCAATGAGATAAACGTACAAACACCTCTCCAAGAAACGCCGGCTCATAATCGATTAAGGTAGTAGAATTACGTGCTATGAATATAGTTTGCACCCCAATGTCAAGCACCTGCAGACGCGCAGGCAGTGTTGTCCGGCCTTTGATATTTCTGCCGTCGAAATCAACTTCGGGTAATTCGTTCATGGTGGGACAAAATATTATGTGAGGCGTTGTTGGAGACTTCGGTACTCTATGTTGGTAATGTGAGTCCGTAACCTGTGCGATACTCCTACCATCCTGGTGGTCCAGTTCCCAACTGCCGATAACAGATATTTGGTCCTCTGCGATTTCTCCAGAGGGCACGTTACTGCAGCGGGAATATGTCTCTGAAACTGGGCTCCGACGTTCAGGCGATGACTGACTTGCACTAGTACTCTGGGCTGTTGACCGTTCTCTCCGGGGAGCGTCATGTATTGGTGGCGGATCAAGCGGGCTACTATCGCTGAAATGTGGCGGCGGCCTGGCTGAAAACTGCTGCCACTGTTCTATGAAACCTTTCTTATAGCTCATGCTTACTCGTGTCTCCCTTCTGCTCATAGAGGGCCGAGAGGGCTCCGTTCGGGATAATGTTACCGCGTCGTCGGATGTTTGACCAACCAATGGCATAGAATCACGGGTGACAATTGATTGAGCCGCCTCTGTGATCCTCTCTTCTCGTGGTGATGAGCTACTCCTGTTACCTGACTGGTCCACATGAATATAGGGATTGTAACCTAGCACTCACTTAGTGAACACCGGACCCCTAAATTACCGAGCTTTGATCAGGTTATCACTCACAGTTTGTGGCTCGCAAAGTCCCCCCTCGATCTAGAGCATTGTCCAGTATCTCTACGTTATTCAATAGCAATGCCGCCCATAATAAACTTGTGTATTTAAGAGGAACTCCGCACAACTGAGCCAACTGTTCAGAGATCTCGAACTGCACATTGCGTGCATCAGCATCTCTATGACGTATGTAGAGTTGTGTGCgattcttctctttcacaaTCAAAGCTAATCTTCTATCCGCATAGTGTTCGATAGTCTCCTGGGATGGGGAACGAATGGTCCATTCGACATGCACTTCATCAACACTCCGCACTTCTATATCCCCAAGGAGTCTGGATATCTCGGGCGGCTGAGACCCATAATTCCGGGCTAAGCTGCGTCAGAATGAGAGAGGAGCGACAAATGATTAGGTCTTTATGCGGCATACCGAGAGATGGATTCAGCTCTGGACAAGAGCAAACTTTTGTAGTCCTCCCGCACCGTGAAGGCCAGACCAGGCCGGGGCCTGCAAATGGCCGCCGTAGACAGTAACCGATCGTTGATATGCAACGCATCGAAGAATCTCACCATGCGTGCCGTATCCTCCGCATCAAAGGCGAGCATGTTCAGATGCCTATGGAAAGTCTCAAAAAGGT carries:
- a CDS encoding uncharacterized protein (expressed protein); translation: MSSSSPNDQPPASAQTMFCPNAFQKEQMPLFKGNQVPRYLFRIVAPQSAGSTTTSKVKSPATTNSDSDKFRRPLSTRSYNSCRSSESTPQMDEWT
- a CDS encoding putative lysosomal alpha-glucosidase codes for the protein MHLKKLLTSAAALSGSVFAQSKDGVEDLDGPGDDLYVKDLSGCPGYKATKHWQTRSGFYADLTLAGPACNVFGTDLPDLKLEVEYQTSDRLHVKILDTNNTVYQVPDSVFPRPGFGEWCSPKDSKLKFDFQADPFSFTVSRTDTGEVLFDTTGNKLVFESQYVYLKTHLPQNPHLYGLGEHSDAFMLNTTNYTRTIYTRDAYGTPQGENLYGAHPIYFDHRQTGTHGVFLLNSNGMDIFIDNNSTQFLEYNIIGGVLDFYFIAGPTPRDVAIQYAEITQTPLMTPYWGLGYHQCKYGYQDVYEVAAVVANYSTNNIPLETIWTDIDYMDRRRIFTIDPERFPADLYKDLVDTIHARDQHYIVMVDPAVYYKESNPALDEGLKYDIFMKENNGSEYQGVVWAGPSHFPDWFHPDSQQYWSEQFLAFFDGTNGPDIDALWIDMNEPANFYNRPYPGNNTTPENFAEVDGDPPAAPAVRDGPDAPIPGFPASLQPNWVQGNATEKRSTAAVVKRQRSQSRRNLGAGHWKSPKGKFDARAGWQHGKQTGSGCGPNECKGLPNRHLIRPPYMIQNGAGPTLADSTADTDLVQSGGYVQYDTHNLYGAMMSSHSHNAMRARRPDDRALVITRSTFAGSGKDVSHWLGDNVSGWLWYQLSISQILQFASLYQIPVVGPDVCGFGGNVTETLCARWATLGSFYTFFRNHAEIYANSQEFYRWPTVAQAARNGISIRYQLLDYIYTAIYKQNQTGTPALNPLFFNYPNDPNTYPIDLQFFYGDGILVSPVTEENSTSVTFYLPDDIFYEWGTGKPVRGQGEYVSLDNIDYTDITIHYKGGIVYPQRIESANTTTALRQKGFNIVVAPGLDGRAEGSLYLDDGVSVVQDTVSEIDFVYENGKLTMSGSFEYDAGVGIETITVLGVESKPEGDDVEYDAENKKLVKHVDVPLTGEDEITIL
- a CDS encoding heterokaryon incompatibility protein-domain-containing protein, which encodes MRCISTIGYCLRRPFAGPGLVWPSRCGRTTKVCSCPELNPSLARNYGSQPPEISRLLGDIEVRSVDEVHVEWTIRSPSQETIEHYADRRLALIVKEKNRTQLYIRHRDADARNVQFEISEQLAQLCGVPLKYTSLLWAALLLNNVEILDNALDRGGTLRATNCYNPYIHVDQSGNRSSSSPREERITEAAQSIVTRDSMPLVGQTSDDAVTLSRTEPSRPSMSRRETRVSMSYKKGFIEQWQQFSARPPPHFSDSSPLDPPPIHDAPRRERSTAQSTSASQSSPERRSPVSETYSRCSNVPSGEIAEDQISVIGSWELDHQDGRSIAQVTDSHYQHRVPKSPTTPHIIFCPTMNELPEVDFDGRNIKGRTTLPARLQVLDIGVQTIFIARNSTTLIDYEPAFLGEVFVSEFLRHVLGSAYNPEEHWTSPLRSRRGYAPFTAPNDSPLSSFHIDARAGQAMTDFLITMLVKQAENWKFFPPDYHIDVQTTVNDISASFTWNMLNFDMARPQARKWRVQGSSQHQDRIYILIRVSNIYEDPMVRMFVDPWNMIEEEELLIKTPSNLVANIHSDARPGIELIDFQNKKSPQPDSFVSQISLYTAMAISGQRSTVKSNVYVWKPLKEPARQIRLLHLLPGTGIEDLRGDLMIAAITDRVKYDAISYTWGSALQPFTLHTTEGNIPITTSLYVALMRMRKHKEAIWLWVDAICINQKDDIEKAAQISMMPDIFRSATRVYAWIGEEEDGSCEVIETIKQIAKQRLEPTMPSANRYQDIPPLGRTFWNNLGRLLERKWFRRIWIVQEIVLARDIMVLCGKESVPWGQFCDIVRLCFDYAKQCSSDLVLSRGSSAGSVLRLAKFRKECRENGDFEARYPLLSLFEHFQLTEATRRRDKLFALLNLASDNCEELGPDYKAPLEDIIWRYACTFVKNGHVMELLYRSGRSSDPRFPSWVPDWTSAPYPRTLSKWKCKTKPHRFTAATRFLEGGQLGLEKVLSLRGHLVDRVSRVGVCPSYTSGFPAYLQEISTMVDGYLPKLTREEAAIVKRRLPIGDSDMVPEEERTLCQDRIDYSHHADPNIAGFPGVTQAYIAIASEFADLFSPAIACCTVMGKVGIVPAKTRVGDRIAVFRSGRVPFILREKETLRDHYEVIGECYIDGMMHGEYIKQSAQYQDIKLV